ATAAAGTCTACAACACCATCAATGTCAATAATGGCTTGTATATGACTACTTTGATCTAAGTTACCATAATTACCTTCTTTATTATCAATACCATTTGTTAAACCAACAAGCATAGCTAATTGACCTCCCGCAGAACATCCAGAAACGGCTATTTTATCTTTATCAATACCATACTTTTCTGCATTAGCTCTCATCCATCGTATAGCGCTTTTTATATTGTAAACAGCTGCTGGATATTTTGCTTCTAATGAAAGTTGATATTCTACACAAACCGTTACATAACCTCTTGAAGCAAGCTTTTGTGCCATGGGTATTTGTAAAGATTTATCGCCAGCTCGCCATCCACCACCATGAACCATAATTAACGCTGGATGTTTTCCTGTGGTTTTAGGAGAAAAAATATCTAAATGTAAATCTCTATCTCCAAAAGGAGTATTTTTTAATGTAGTATAGATAACATTTCTGTTTTCTGTAACATTATTAGGTAAAGTGTCTTTTGCAGGTGTTATGAATGGAAAATATTTTAAATTCTTTTTATAATCTGAAATTATATTAAAGGATGTGTCTTTAGGGATTTCAACTTTTGAGTTTTGAGCTTGGATTTGTGAAATTGATAAGCTTAAAAAGAAGATGAATATTATAACGTATTTTGGTTTTTTCATAATAATATTATTATTTAATAAAAAAGAAATGGAAAGGTATAATTAAAAAAAATATTACCACATGCATTTTATAGATTTATAGAATACATGGGTAATATTTAAACTAACTAACTCAAAAACTAACTAACTCAAAAACTAACTCAAATACTAATTGTCATAACCTAGATTTTGATCCAAGTTTGGATTTGCAGATCTTTGTATTTCAGGAATTGGATAAACACCTCTAAAGGCTTCAGTTGTAGTTGTTTTAAAAGACCAAGTACCTGTAAAGTATGTTCCGAAACGAATCATATCTCTTCTTCTATGACCTTCCCATAAAAATTCTCTTGCTCTTTCATCTTCAATATCTTGTATAGTTAAACTATTAAGAGGGGTTGCATTACTACGTTCTCTTACTCTGTTTACCAAACCTAAAGATACACTAGGAGTTGTATTACTATCTCTAAATAAAGCTTCTGCTTTAGTTAATAATATATCTGAATAACGCATTAAAACAAGATCATTATCAGCATTATAACCAGCAAATGATGCTCCAACTGGTGTGTATTTAAGTACTTTATAGCCTTCGTTATCTGCTGCACTTACTAAATCTTGTACAGGAATAATATCTAATTGTGTGCCATCTGGGTAAGTTAAAGGAGTAACACCATCTAAGTAATATTGTGGACCATATTCTATTAACAGCTTACGGTTATCTTGATCTTCATACCTATTAAGTGCCTCTGGAAATGTACTAAAACCATTTGCTGGTGTAAATGGTAAATTATATTTTACTTTGTCTGGCGAATGGTTTGTATACAATATAAATTGATTGTTTCCTGCATTTTTAGTTGGATCTATAGAAAATGATGAAAGCAATTCAATAGAATTTTCCTCATTAGTAGATTTAAAGTTATCAACTACATCAGCTTCTAAATCATATGCATTTGTGTTTATAACTTCATTACACATAGAAACAGCATCAGACCATCTTGGTGTTCCTGTATACACTTCGGCATTCAGATACATGGTAGCCATTGCAGCTTGTATCGCTTCTTTAGTAAATCTTGGATAGTAACTCGCTTTATCTACCTCAGTAATTGAAGGTAAATCTTGAATTGCGGCTAGCATTTCACTCTCAATAAACTCAAATACTTCTGCTCTTGGTCTAGTTGCAGGTAAGTTGTTTGGATCTATTCTTGCTACCGTTACAAGAGGAATATTACCCCAAAGATCCATGGCAAAAAAGTATCCATATGCCCTTAAAGCTCTAGTTTCGGCTATTAAACTTTTTAGGTTTTCGCTATTTGGAGAAGCTTGTAAGCTTTCTAAAACAGCATTTGCTATACCAATTTCTTGAAAAAGAGAGTACCAAGCACGATTTACATCAGCATTTACAGGAGTTGTAGTATGCGTAACAATATCTATCACATCTTGATCAAACCATCCACCACTTGCTCTTCCTGGAATAACAAATTCATCCGTTCCATATTCCTGTAGTCTCCAAGGACGATCTATACTAGATACGCTAGATAATGCTTGATAAACACCAACTACTGAAGACAGTGCTTCTTCTTCTGTATTATAATAGGTATCTGGCGATAAACTTCCAAATGATTCTTCATCTAGATTTGTACATCCAATCGAGCATAATGCTAAAATAGATATTGTAAATATTAGTTTTATTTTATATAATTTCATGATAATTTCTGTTTAAATTAAGTTATTCTTAAAACGATACGTTTAGTCCAAGACTTACAGTTTTAGCTTTAGGATAAGCTAAATAATCGACTCCAAGAGGTGCTATACCTGTTCCTGAAACATCTGAGTTTACCTCAGGGTCTAAACCAGAATAGTTTGTGAACAATAATAAATTTTGACCTGTAATAAAAATTCTAGCACTTGATAATGCAGAAGTAGTTTTAAGATCGAAGTTATAACCTAAAGTAACATTGTCTAATCGCACAAAAGATCCATCTTCTATCCAACGAGATGAATATTGTTTTGGCTGACTTCTTAAAACACCACTAGTTAAGGCTTCTTTAAATACATTTCTACCAGGAAGATTACTTAGATATCCAAGATTATTTCCTGTTAAATTAAATACATCATTACCAATTGATCCTCTGAAATTAAAACCTAATGATACGTTTTTGTATGTAAGTGAGTTACTAAAACCAAAAGTAAAATCTGGCTGCGCAGAACCAATTACTTTTTCCTCATTGTCAATTATTTCTTCTCCATTTTCAATACCAATAAATTCTCTACCATAAAAAGTACCTACGGCTAAACCTGGTTTTATTAATTGAGCATAAATACCTGATAAACCTTGACCTTGTAATGGTGCTACTTGTATATTGTCTCCTTGGTATTGATCGTTTGACAGACTTAATACTTTGTTTCTATTTCTACTGTAATTAAATGAAGATGTCCATGTAAAATCATTTTTATCAATAATATCTGCAGAAATCTCTAGTTCTATACCTTTATTTTCAACACTACCAACATTTGCTAACTGAGTGCTAACAGCTGTAGGTGAAGGAACAGGTAAGCGTAGTAAAAGGTCGGTTGTTTTCTTTCTGTAATAATCTATACTTCCACGAATTCTATTATCAAGTATCGTATAATCAACACCTATATTAAATTGAGATGTTTGTTCCCATTTTAAATCTGGATTGGCGTATTGCTGTGGTAATACAGTAGTAACTCTTTGTCCTCCTACTATATAACCTGCATTAGTAGCACCTAGTGTTGTAACCGAGTTTAAATTTCCTATTTCTTGGTTTCCTGTTACACCATAACTCATTCTAATTTTTAGATCTGAAATGGTGTTAGATTTGAAAAAATCCATATTTGAAACTCTCCATGCTAAAGAACCAGATGGAAATATACCCCACTGATTTCCAGATCCAAATCTGCTTGAACCATCTCTTCTTACAGTTGCTGTCGCTAGTATTTTATCGTCAAAGTTATAATTTGCTCTACCGTACATAGAAATTAATGTATTACTCCCTTTAAAAGTAGATACATTGCTTATTGTACTAGCTGCTTGTAAACTATACCATTTAAATTCATCTGATAAAAAACCTGAAGCCGTATTGCGCAAGCCTTCATTAACAAAATATTGCCAAGAATAACCTGCAAGTGCATCAATACTATGTTTACCATATGTTTTATTAAACCTTAATATAGTTTCTAATAATTTACTATAATCTTGTAATTTTTGAACACTTGCATAACCACCCATACCTTCTCCTAATGGATTGGTTTTGTTTATGTAAGAGTTTCTATTTATAGTTTGATTTGTATAACCTAAATTGATGTTAATACTTAAAGGATCTATAATTTTATATGTGGTAGACAAATTACCTAAAAAGCGATTATTAGTAACTTCATCTATAACATCATTTGCAAAAGAAACAGGGTTAACTCTATAAGGTGGTACATGGTTATAATTCCCATCAGCATCGAAGATAGGGTATGTAGGATTAAATACATATGATTCGTAGTTGATACTTGTTCCTGCTTCACTACCTACAGTATTAGATACTGGTGAGTTATTAGAAAACGTGTTACCATAGTTAAGTCTTAAATCAAAAGTTAACTTATCATCAAGGGCAGAATGGTTTATATTAATTCTTGCATTACTTCTTTCTAATTGAGACCCTATTAAAACACCTTCTTGATTACCATAACCTAAAGATGCTCTATAATTTGATTTTCCAGATCCACCAGAAAATGATAAATTATAATCTTGTGTTTGTGCAGTTCTATAAATCTGATCTTGCCAGTTTGTGTTTCCACCCAAATCAGAAAATGTTAACCCTAAATCTGTGTTTACTTTTCTATATTCATCAGCAGTTAAAACATCTAATTTATTTGCAACTGTTGAAATACCACCTGTGACATCAAGTGTAACTTTTAAATTACCTGAACTTCCTTTTTTTGTAGTAATTACAATAACTCCATTAGCTCCTCTAGATCCATAGATAGCTGTTGAAGAGGCGTCTTTTAAAACGGTAATTGATTCAATATCGTTTGGATTAATGGTCATTAAAGGATTGGTAGGTTCTTGATCAAAAAAATCGGTTCCATTTGATCTAATATTTGCAGAACTTACACCCGCAGTTGTAGAAATAGGAACTCCATCAATAACATATAAAGGATCGTTAACACCTGTTATTGAGGTGCCTCCACGTACTCTAACAGTGTTAGAACCACCTGGTTTACCACTATTTTGAGCAATTACAACCCCTGCCATTTTACCTTGCATGGCCTGTTGTGCACTTAGTTGTGGACCTTTATTAAAATTTTCAGATTTCATTGAAGATACAGCTCCTGTTAAGTCTTTTTGTCTTTGAGAACCATAACCTACAACTACAATTTCATTTAACTTAGCAACATCTTCTTTTAGAATAATATTAATGGTAGAGCTTTTAGAAACGGTAATTTCTTGGGTTAAAAAACCTAAAAAAGAAAATACTAATATGGTGTTTTCATCTTGTACTTCTATTTCATAATTACCATCAAAATCAGTTTGAGTACCAATAGAACTACCTTTAACAAGGATGTTTACTCCGGGTAATGGTGCATTATTATTGTCTTTAACAGTACCACTAATTTTGATAGCTTGTTGCTCTTTTTTACTAGTATCTGTATCCTTTTTTTTGCTGTTTTCTATTGTTTTTGATTTATCAATAGTCAAAATAATTTGACGATCATTGGTGTTATAAACAACAGGCGTTTCTTTAAAAAGTAAGTCTAAAATATAGGATATTTTCTTTTTATCTACATCTAGAGAAACTATGCGATTTAAATCTATTTGATTGCTTTCAAAAAGAAATCTAAATTCTGTTGTAGATTCTATTTCATTAAAAATTTCACCTACTGTAGCATTTATGACATTTAAGGAAATTTTTGTGTTTTGAGAATACGTACTAGCATTAATTTGAAGTAAAGACACTAATAGTAAAAGTGTTGTTAGTTTCATTTTTAGTGAAATTTCAGGAAAAAATAGATATAACCATCTTCCTTTAATTAGTTTTTTCATAATTTAGTTGAGTATTAAATAATTAATTTTTATTGGATTGTTTAATTCACTTAATAAATCGGGAAATACTGGTACTATTTTCCGATTTTCTGTTTTTAAGTAATTTTTTTTGTTCACTTTATTAATTCATTGGCATATCGTTTTATTGGTTAATTATTATTTTATTATCCATATGGGTATAGGTGAAAGGATGTATCTCACCTATTGAAGTCATTATATCATCAATAGTTTCAATATTCTTATTAAAGCTAGCATTAAACCTTTTAAGGCTCAATTCATTATATTTATTTTCTATAATAACATTATAATTACGTTCTAATTTTTTTGTTATTTCTTTAAAAGTTGAGTTTCTAAAAATAACATCACCATGCATCCACTCTGTGTAAATTCTGGTATCAACCTTTTTAAAGGAGATTTTAGATTGCGATTTATCCAAACTTCCTTTATATCCAGGTTTTAGTAACGATGCGTCATTTGGTTTGGTATCGCTTGATAGACTAACGGAACCTTCTACCAACACGGTGTTTATTTCCGAATCATCATTATAGGATGATACATTAAATTTAGTGCCTAATACTTTGATATTCATCTCGTTTGCGTTTACAATAAAAGGGTGCATCTCATCTTTACTAACTTCAAAATAGGCTTCACCTTCTAGAAATACTTCTCTGTTTTTACCTTTGATAAAATTTACTGGATATTTTAGAGTGGTTCCGGCATTCAGAAAAACTTTTGTTCCGTCAGATAAAAAGATATTAAATGTTTTTCCATAAGGCACCCTTAGCTCATTATAAACTAACTTTTTCGATGGTGTTTTTGAATCATAATTTATGATATTACCTTTTTGAGATCCAATTACTTCCCCATTATTCTTGACTATTTTCGATTCGCCATTGGTGTAGAGTATTTTTTTATCACCGCTTTCTAATATTAGTTCAATAGCATCAGATGAGATTTTAAGGTCATTATTATTAACCTTAAATTTGTTGATAAGAAAAAAAGAACACCCTAAAAGAACAACGATTGTGGCAGCATATTTAAAAGCTTTTTTCCATAATGGTATGCTGTGTTTTTCTTTTATTGATAGTTTCTTTTTAAGCAATTCCCAACTGTTATCAACTTTAAGAGAATTTAAAAATTCTAAAGCATCATTTATGAGTCCGTCTTGGTGTAAGTTGTTAATCAATTCTTGTTCTTCAATACTTAAATCCTTTATTTTATCAGGGTTGATAATACCCGTTTTGACTATGTCTTGAAGAATTTCTAAAATGGTCTTACTCTTATTCATAAATATAAGTTGTGTTATTATTAGGTTATTGTAATGTTAATTTAGGGTGACAAAAATTATGTTTTTTTTAATATGACTCTTAATTTTTTTTATATTTGGCATAATTCACTAGGTTAAATTTAAGATATAACTATTTTCATCTTGTTAAGAAATGATATTTCAAAATGATTTAATAAAATTCGAGAAGTTGTATAAAGATCATTTTAACTTCTTATGTTTAGTTTCTTTTCAAATCACAAAAGATAGAGAAGCGGCTAAGGATATTGTTCAGGATTTTTTTATTTATTTATGGAAAAAGGAAAAAAAACTAGAAATTACTGTATCGTTTAATTCTTATGCAACAAGAGCTGTTAAAAATTTAAGCCTTCAACATATAGAAAAGCTTAAAAGGATTGATTTAAATAAAAGTAAATTATCAATTCCTGAATATGATGAACTTGATTTGTTTGATAAATCTGAAGAAAAGAAGACATTTAAAATTAGAGAATTAGTCAATCAAATTCCTGAATCTAGAAGAAATATTTTTATCTCACATGTTGTAGACGGATTAAGCTATTCTCAAATTGCCGAAAATTATGGAATTTCTATAAATACTGTAAAAACACAAATGAAACGATCTTATGCTTTTTTAAGATCTATTGAGAATAGTGATTTAACAGCAGTAATCTTATTGTTCTTATTTTATAGAAATTAAATAATAGCGAAATTAACCAACAAATCTTTTAGGTACTCAAATTTTAATAATGATTAAGCTTAATTTTTAAGTTTTATTTTTTAAAATACGGCTTAACAACATGATTTGCCAATTCTAAGTTTTGTTCTATAATACCTTGTAAGACTAATTCAGCCATTTTTCTTGCTCCAAATTCATTAAAATGTGTATTGTCTTTATAACCATTAGGGTAACGTGGTAATTCTCCTGGTTCAAAGTACATATATAGATATCTTGAAAATGTAGGTCCTAATTTTTCAAGCAGTTCACGGCTTTTAGTGTCTAAATCTATAAAAGGCACTTGGTATTCTTTTGCTACTTCTGTAACTGCTTTTAAATAGGGCGCATGCGATTCTAAGACTTTTCCTTTTTTGTCAAATTTCATACGTGTTACTGGAGAAATTAATATTGGATTAGCCTGTTTTGCCTTAGCTTCATTAATGTATTTGCCTAAATATTTTTTGTAATCTTCGGGAGAGGTGTATCGGTTAGGATGATTTTTAGAGTTGGCAGCATCATTATGTCCAAATTGAATTAAAACATAATCTCCAACTTGAAGTGAATCTAAAATAGGTTGCCACCGATTCTCATCTATAAAGGACTTAGTACTTCGACCTCCTTTGGCGTGATTTTCTATATCTACAGTGTCATCAAAAAAATTAACAAAAGGCATACCCCAACCTTCTTGAGGAAATCTACTGTCATCATATAAACACATGGTAGAATCACCTACAAGATAAATTTTTACTTTTTTGTTTTGAGAAAACATGAATGTTGTTGATATTAAAAATATCAAAAAGAAGCTAAAAGCTTTTTTATTATTGTTAAAGGAAATTTTATTTTTCATCTTTCAATACTTTGTTTAAAAAATTAACGGTATAACTCAGGGTTGTTTCAAACCAAGGATGCATTAACCAAAAGGAGTGAGGTGTTTCTGGAATGGTATGTGTTTCATTATAAATGCCATGATTATTTAAAATAGTGAGCATATCATCTCGTCCCGCATGAAAACGTGGTTGTGCACTATTTATAAATAAGGTAGGTGGTGTATGTTCATTTACGTACTCCAGAGGTGAAGCCTCTTTCCAATTTTTCCAGTTTTCTTCTTTAGAGCCGTTTAGCCAAATATCAGCCATGGATACTTTACCACTTTTAGATTCTGCGGCAGCTTCAGGGTGGATAAAGGATACGACACCGTCTATATTAACATACGCTTGTACAGCATCTGAAATTTTTGAATCTGGTTCATATAACGATGAGTTTGGTGTTACAGCCAAAAGACCAGCTAACTGTGCTCCAGCTGAGGCACCTAAAACAGCAATTTTATCAGGGTTAATGTTGTATTTTCTTGCGTGTTTTCGTAACCATACTATGGCATCTTTTAAGTCGTTTACACCAGCAGGATATGGTGCTTCAAAACCTAATCTATAAGCAACGGACACTCCTATGTAACCATTTAAAGCTAAATGCTGCGCCATAACACGTTCATTTTCTTTGCTACCAACTAACCAACCGCCACCATGTATTAAAAGGACTGCTGGATATGTTTTTTTACCCTTTTCTTTAGGGGCATAAACATCTAATTTCAGTTTTGAAGTGTTTGTTTTTTTATAAACAATGTTCTCTTTATACTTTATTTTATCTGAAACTAATGGAGTAATAGGTGTAATAAAGGGATAATCCTTTTTTAACTTTTTATATGTTAATTCAATAGTATATGACGGAAATTGTGGCTTTTCTTGTGCGTAAGCAATTTTACCACAAAGTAAAATCAAACAAAAAATATTAAAAAAATGCTTCATAATGTATGTTTTAATTTTCAATTACTGAACTTAGTTCTTGCAGTCCTTCATAAACAAGTCGTGCTATTTCTATAGCTCCTTTGGGCTGAAAATGAGTGTTGTCTTTTTGACCTTTAGGATAAGCTTCATATTTATTCGCAGGAAGATTCATAAAATAATTTTCAGTCACAAAAGGTTGGCCTTTTTTAGTAAAAAAGTCTCTAGATTTCTTGTTCAAATCTATAAGCATAACTTGTAATTCCTTAGCGACATCTTTTGGTGCTTTATCATAATCACCATGCACGTCATTTAAAACACCGTCTTTCCAAGGGTAGTTTCTCGCAACAGGTGTTAAAATAATAGGAATGGCGCCTTTTTCTCTGGTTTGTGAAACATAAAGCCTTAAAAACTCTTTATAACCCTCGATATTTACATAGCGATCAGTTTGGTCTTTGGAAGCGTCGTTATGTCCGAATTGCATGATGACGATATCATCTTTTTTAAGATTCTCAAACACAGCACGCCATCTACCTTCTTGAAAAAAGGTGCGGGTACTACGCCCGCCTTTCGCTCTATCATCAACTAGAGCACTATCTGTTTTAATGAGATTTGTTAATTGCTTTAAACTATCTGAAGAAAGAAAAGGTTGAAATACTTGTCCCCAACCTGTTTTAGGATATCGGGTTTTCATATAATCTTTACCTATATCATAATCTATTGTATAATCTGTCATAGTGGAATCGCCAATTAAATAAATTGTTGTAAAAGCAGGTTCTTTTTCTTCTTCTGTATTTTCTTGCTGTTTGTTAGAATTACAAGAAGAAAAGTTTAGTAAGCATAATATAGCTAAACAATAGGTTAAAATTTTAATATCCATAATTTTATTTTTTAGCATGAAATTCATAAATCTTGCCTTTTTCAGTCTTAATATCATAAATGTTATATTCTGGAAGTTCTAAAGGTTTTACTGAAGCTTTATCAGAAATTAGTGGTGTTTTAATATCAGGTGTTTGGTAGAATGTATTTTCGTTCTCTCCAGAAGCTTTGGTCAAGACATTTCCATTGGAATCAACCAAAACGTCGGCTGTTCTAAGTCTTAAGTTTCCACCTAATTTCGATTCAATTTTTACTGAATTCAAATGGCTGTTATTCCAATTTAAATCTACTTCAAAACCACCTCGAGCTACTAGTCCTTTTACTTCCCCCTTGCTCCAAGTGTCAGGTAGAGCAGGTAATAGTTGTAAAGCTTCGTCATGAGATTGTATGAGCATTTCTGCAATTCCAGCAGTACAACCAAAGTTGCCATCAATTTGAAAGGGTGGATGTGCATCGAATAAATTTGGGTAGGTGCCACCAGATTTAGTACCATCTTCAACTAAAGTAAGTTGCGTTTTTATGAGTTTAAATGCTCGATTTCCGTTAAGCATACGCGCCCAAAAATTAACTTTCCAGCCCATTGACCATCCTGTAGATACATCGCCTCTGTATTCAAGGGTTTGTTCGGCAGCTTTAAATAAATCAGGGTTTTTAAAAGGTGATATTTGTGCAGAGGGATACAAGCCATAAAGGTGTGAAATATGGCGGTGCTTATCATCAGGTTTGTCCCAATCTTTAATCCATTCTTGAAGTTGATTAAGTTTACCAATTTGCATTGGGGGTAATCTTTTCTTTAATTCTTTAATGGTATCTGAAAAGTCAGAATCTGTATTTAATATTTGCGAAGCCCTAATAACATTACTAAATACATCAAAAACCAATTGGTTATCCATGGTTGTACCATAAGTCACGCCAACTCCACTGATATATTTATTTTCGGGTGACATAGATGGTGCTACCACTAACCATTTATTTTTTGGTTCTTCTTGCAATACATCTGCATAAAATTGTGCAGCCGATTTTAAAATAGGGTAGTACTTGTTTAAAAACTCTTTATCACCAGTAAAGAGGTAATGTTGCCATAAATGTTGACTTAACCATGCGCCACCCATAGGCCAAAGTCCGTAAAAACCACCATCAACAATACCAGCAATACGCCAAATATCGGTGTTGTGATGGATATTCCAACCACGTGCATGATACATGTTTTGAGCACTCTCCTGACCTGTTACCGATAAATCCTCTAACATTGAAAATAAAGGTTGATGTAACTCTGAAAGATTAGTAACTTCTGCTGGCCAATAATTCATTTCGGTATTAATATTTACCGTGTATTTACTATCCCATGAAGGTGATAATTTATGGTTCCAAATACCTTGTAAGTTTGCTGGTTGTCCTCCAGGTCTTGAACTGGAAATAAGTAAGTAGCGACCAAATTGGAAATATAACGATACTAATGATAAATCTTCTGCCGTAGCAAAGTTTTCTAATCGTTTATTAGTTGGTATTTTATCGTTTATGTTTTCGCCCAATTCAAGAGATACACGGTTAAAAAGTTTTTGATAATCTTCAATATGGGCTTGTTTTAGTGTAGCAAAAGATTTTGATTGACTTTGTTCTAAATGAGTTTTTGCACTTTGTTCAGCAGAATTACTTAAATCTTTATAATTTTTAAAATTGGTGCCAATACTTACTAATAAAGTAACTTCATCTGCATTTTTTATTTCAATATTTTCTTCATTTTCAATCAATTCTCCGCCATCAAGTTTTGGAGCAACCAATGTGGTAAACTTTATTTTTCCTTCTTTATTATCTACATTTCCACTGGTTCCTGCTAAGGTGATAATTCCATTTTCATATGAAATAGAATGCTCAACTTGAGGGCTGTCCATAGATAAATTAAAACTTAAGCTTTTAGGCTTACTAGTTGTAAGATGAACAACCATAACTTGGTCTGGAAAAGACACAAAATACTCTCTTTGGTAATCCACACCATTATTTGTATAAGTAACTGTAGAAACAGCATTTCCTATATCTAAAGTTCTTTTGTAATTAGTAGTATTTTGATGGTTTGAAAAATTTAAATTTAAGTTACCTACTGTTTGGTATGGCATGCCGTAATTATTGTCTTCTTCAGCAGCTCTAGGAAATACGCTATTAGCCATTTCTTGAGCCTCTTTGTATTTTCCACTAAACAATAAGGTTCTTATAGCTTCAACTTCTTTGTAATAATCTTTTGGTACATTGTTTCCTGGTTCACCTGCCCAAACAGTTTCTTCATTTAGTTGAATTTTATCGTACTCAATTCCACCAAAAAGCATACCTCCAATACGACCGTTTCCAATAGGTAAAGCTTCATTCCAATTGTTCGCAGCACTTTCATACCATAATGTATTATTGTTTTGCGCCTTTACAAATGTTGTAATTAGTATTACAAAGTATAGGATTTTGTATTTTTTGAAACTACTTTTCATCTGTTTATATCTATTGCTTTTTAATGCTCAGATGGTGCTTCCATAATTATGCTTTTAAGTGTTAAAAGTATTTTTAATATGGATGGTTCATTTTATTATGTTTATTTCTTTCAACCATTTAGTACAAATAGTTTTCCATTCATCTGTTAAAGACGATGCATTATAAATGCCAATGTTGTGCTTCCCTTTAGGAAATATATGAAGAGAGCCTTTAACCTCATGCTTCATCATCTGTTCATAAAACAGTAAACTATTCATAGGGTTTACAGTGGGGTCATTTTGAGCATGAAACAGAATGGTAGGCGGTGTGTTTTTGGTGACATGAAATTCATTTGAATATTCATGAATATTTTCTGATGTAGCATGCTCTCCTAAAAAATTCCCAAGACTACCTTTATGTGTATAGTCGCCTAAACTAATTACAGGAGATACTAAAATCATAAAATTTGGTTTGAATTTATAGGAGTCCAGATTGTCATTTATTTTAGATAAATCATCATCATGTGTCGCTATAGTTGAAGCTAAATGACCACCAGCCGAAGCACCAAACACACCAACTTTGTTAACATCTAAATGCCACTTCTCTGCATTAAGTCTAATTAATTTTAAAGCACGTTGGGTATCTTGTATAGGGCCATTTTCACTAATTATTAAATCTGGTGAAGTTGGAAGTCTGTAAAGAAGTACAAAGGCTGTTATGCCTTGTGTATTAAACCATTTTGCTAACTGTATGCCACCAAGATTATATGTAAGATGGTGATAACCTCCCGAAGGTAAAATTAAAATACTACTACCATTTTGTTCTTCTTTTGGTGGGAAAAACGACAACATATTAGGTGAAGAAACTTGAGTGATACGTTCCCGTTCTTCAATATGTTTTAGGGTTAAGCCTTTAGAGTTTGGTATTTTGCCTTCTGGCCATAAAGGGGTGACTTCTTGAGCAGAAAGTATTGGAGAAGAGAATAAGCTTAATGATATTAAGAACAAA
The nucleotide sequence above comes from Flavobacteriaceae bacterium HL-DH10. Encoded proteins:
- a CDS encoding TonB-dependent receptor, with the translated sequence MKKLIKGRWLYLFFPEISLKMKLTTLLLLVSLLQINASTYSQNTKISLNVINATVGEIFNEIESTTEFRFLFESNQIDLNRIVSLDVDKKKISYILDLLFKETPVVYNTNDRQIILTIDKSKTIENSKKKDTDTSKKEQQAIKISGTVKDNNNAPLPGVNILVKGSSIGTQTDFDGNYEIEVQDENTILVFSFLGFLTQEITVSKSSTINIILKEDVAKLNEIVVVGYGSQRQKDLTGAVSSMKSENFNKGPQLSAQQAMQGKMAGVVIAQNSGKPGGSNTVRVRGGTSITGVNDPLYVIDGVPISTTAGVSSANIRSNGTDFFDQEPTNPLMTINPNDIESITVLKDASSTAIYGSRGANGVIVITTKKGSSGNLKVTLDVTGGISTVANKLDVLTADEYRKVNTDLGLTFSDLGGNTNWQDQIYRTAQTQDYNLSFSGGSGKSNYRASLGYGNQEGVLIGSQLERSNARININHSALDDKLTFDLRLNYGNTFSNNSPVSNTVGSEAGTSINYESYVFNPTYPIFDADGNYNHVPPYRVNPVSFANDVIDEVTNNRFLGNLSTTYKIIDPLSININLGYTNQTINRNSYINKTNPLGEGMGGYASVQKLQDYSKLLETILRFNKTYGKHSIDALAGYSWQYFVNEGLRNTASGFLSDEFKWYSLQAASTISNVSTFKGSNTLISMYGRANYNFDDKILATATVRRDGSSRFGSGNQWGIFPSGSLAWRVSNMDFFKSNTISDLKIRMSYGVTGNQEIGNLNSVTTLGATNAGYIVGGQRVTTVLPQQYANPDLKWEQTSQFNIGVDYTILDNRIRGSIDYYRKKTTDLLLRLPVPSPTAVSTQLANVGSVENKGIELEISADIIDKNDFTWTSSFNYSRNRNKVLSLSNDQYQGDNIQVAPLQGQGLSGIYAQLIKPGLAVGTFYGREFIGIENGEEIIDNEEKVIGSAQPDFTFGFSNSLTYKNVSLGFNFRGSIGNDVFNLTGNNLGYLSNLPGRNVFKEALTSGVLRSQPKQYSSRWIEDGSFVRLDNVTLGYNFDLKTTSALSSARIFITGQNLLLFTNYSGLDPEVNSDVSGTGIAPLGVDYLAYPKAKTVSLGLNVSF
- a CDS encoding RagB/SusD family nutrient uptake outer membrane protein, which produces MKLYKIKLIFTISILALCSIGCTNLDEESFGSLSPDTYYNTEEEALSSVVGVYQALSSVSSIDRPWRLQEYGTDEFVIPGRASGGWFDQDVIDIVTHTTTPVNADVNRAWYSLFQEIGIANAVLESLQASPNSENLKSLIAETRALRAYGYFFAMDLWGNIPLVTVARIDPNNLPATRPRAEVFEFIESEMLAAIQDLPSITEVDKASYYPRFTKEAIQAAMATMYLNAEVYTGTPRWSDAVSMCNEVINTNAYDLEADVVDNFKSTNEENSIELLSSFSIDPTKNAGNNQFILYTNHSPDKVKYNLPFTPANGFSTFPEALNRYEDQDNRKLLIEYGPQYYLDGVTPLTYPDGTQLDIIPVQDLVSAADNEGYKVLKYTPVGASFAGYNADNDLVLMRYSDILLTKAEALFRDSNTTPSVSLGLVNRVRERSNATPLNSLTIQDIEDERAREFLWEGHRRRDMIRFGTYFTGTWSFKTTTTEAFRGVYPIPEIQRSANPNLDQNLGYDN
- a CDS encoding alpha/beta hydrolase, which translates into the protein MKKPKYVIIFIFFLSLSISQIQAQNSKVEIPKDTSFNIISDYKKNLKYFPFITPAKDTLPNNVTENRNVIYTTLKNTPFGDRDLHLDIFSPKTTGKHPALIMVHGGGWRAGDKSLQIPMAQKLASRGYVTVCVEYQLSLEAKYPAAVYNIKSAIRWMRANAEKYGIDKDKIAVSGCSAGGQLAMLVGLTNGIDNKEGNYGNLDQSSHIQAIIDIDGVVDFMAPLSLNLNRKPNSPDIEWLGGSFYEKPEIWKDASSIFWANENSPPILFLNSGYPRFHAGQDELIGMMKEWKIYTEVHKFDNKIHTFWLYNPWTNKAVNFIDNFLIKVFN